The sequence GAAGAAATAAAATAAGCAGTGTAATTGATTTTGTATATAGTTTAATATATACAAAATCATACATTTTAAAAATTTTTCTTAAATTTATGATTGTTTTATATTTTTTAAACTTTTTATGTTATAATGTTCACATATTATTGCTTTCCATATATGGTTATATGTTTGGTTTTGTTTATTTCAAAACTTTAACTATCTTCCATAAATAATAAAACTTTAATTTTACAATTGTTTGATATTTTAGTAATTACACTACTAAATAAAAGTGGATACTTTCAAGCTAAAAAAATAATTTACAAACTTTTTTTGAGTGATACTATGAAATAGTATAGGTCTCATTATGCAATGACAAACCTATAATTCAACTAAACGACAACTAACATAAAATTAACTTGCTATAAAAATAAATAAATTTAAAAAGGAGTAAAAAATGGAAAAAGTTAGAGAATGGGATTATGTTATGACTGGTGATGAGCTTGAATTTATGTTTGAGCAAATAAAAGGAACTTATAACAGTTATACTTGGGAGTTATTCAGAAGAGGTCTTGAAGATATTCATAGCGACAAAGATTTTAAAGAACTAAAACAACTTCGTGAAAAGATTTTTGAAGATAAAACCAAAACTAAGGAATATTGGGAAAATGAAATGAATGAAATTCTTAAAAAAATAGATGCTAAATATGAGAAATACTTAGAAGAAGAACCAAAAAGATAAAAATTAAAACAAAGAGAAAGGATGAAAAATGGAAAAAGTTATAGAATGGGATTATACTATGACTGGTGATGAGTTTGAATCAATGCTTGAGCGAGTAAAAGGAACATATGATATGTATAGTTGGGAATTATATAAAAGAGGTCTTGAAGATATTCATAGTGACAAAGATTTTAAAGAACTAAAACAACTTCGCAAAAAGATTTTTGAAGATAAGACTAAAACTAAGGAATATTGGGAAAATGCAATGAATGAAATTCTTAAAAAAATAGATGCTAAATATGAGAAATACCTAGAAGAAGAACCAAAAAGATAAATAAGTAAAATAACAAAAATAAAAGGAGAATAGAGATGTTAGATTGGGATAATTTTGATCCATTTACAATGATAGAGCCAGAGTGGGTTGAAATAAACTGGCAAATATTTAGAGATTGTTTAGCACCACAAACATATAAAGAGATAAGACATGCAACAAGCAATCCATTACTTATGGAAGAGCTTAATGGAGAGCAAGGAGAAGTAACAAATTATAGATTAGCAATATTAATGAGATGGTGCAGAGCATTACAATTAGCAGGCTTTGAAGATGATATAAAATCATTAACTTCAATGGAGTTACTTACAGCAATGCAGTGGCAAGAAGAGTTAGAGATAAGTAAAGCCTTTTGGACTTTAACAGCAAAACAGATGAGAGATATGGGAAATACAGATTTAGAAATTTTAAAAGCATTAAATATAGATTTATATGAAATGTATTTTAAGGTAAGAAGAGAATGGAATATACCAGATGAAGATAGACCAGCAAAATCGCCATATAATTTAGAATATTTAAGAGAAAAAGTATTGATAGCTTAATTATAAACAACCTAAATTAATTTTAGTGACACCAAATAGTAAAATAGGAATTTTAATATAACATAAACTTATATAATTAAGGATCACAAATAAAATGATAAAAATGATTTTGAATTAGATACACCTCCATCAACTACAAAATAGAGTATTAATTAAATATAAAAGTAAGAATATAAAATAAATTGGATACTATGGTATGAAATTTATGGTTTTATGCATTGCTTTTATTACAAAAGAGAAATCACAAAAACAGCTTGTGAAAAATAAAGGAGTTAAGAATGATAGATTTTTCAGATTGCACTATAAAATATACCAAAATTTATGATGGATTAAATGGGAAAAAACTTGCTATTTTTTACAAAGATGAACTATATATGCTTAAATTTCCAAAAGATAATCACATAACAGGTGGTTATGCAAGTAGTACTATCAACGAACATATCTCCTCTAAAATTTTTAAATCCCTGGGCTTTGAAACGCAAGATACCATACTTGGATATTATGATGATAAAGTTGTTGTAGCTTGTAAAGATTTTGAAATAGGCAGAAATAGGCTTTTTAACTTTGGTAAAATAAAAAACTCTGTTTTAAGTGTTAGTGGCAGTAGCTTTAGTGATACAGATCTTGATGAAACTTTAAAAATAATCGATGAGCAAAAATTAATTGACAAAGATAGATTAAAAGAGTTTTATTGGGATATGTTTATAGCAGATACATTTATAGCAAATTTTAATAGACATAATGAAAACTGGGGGATTTTAGTAAATGAGCAAAATGATACTTGTAAAATTGCTCCTATTTATGATTGTGGCTCAAGCTTATATCCAAAACTAAATAATCAAGATATACAAAAGTATTTATCTCATAAAGGAAGTTTTAATGATTTAATTCTAAATCAAACAACTTCTGCAGTAACAAGATTTGGAAAAAAGACAAATCCACAAAATTTTCTTTTTAGCAATTTAAATAATGATATTTTAATGTCATTAAAAAAGATAAATTTAAATATAAATTTAGAAAAAATAAATAGAATAATAGATGAAATTGAAATTATAAGCTCTGATAGAAAAGAATTTTATAAGAAAGTCATAAAAGAGAGAAAAGAAATAATTCTAGATGTTGCATATGAAAAATATCTATCTAATGCAAAAAATATTTATGACGATGAAAAATCATTATTTATATCAAAAGAAATTATGAAAAAATCAAAAATATAAAGTAAGAAAAAATGACCAGTAAAAACAAAGATATAGAAAGATAATTATAAGCAATAAAAGGAGAAATAATATCGTGAAAGAAAAATTTTATTATTGTAATTGATTTTGAAAAGTATACAGATTAAAAGGAATTTAAAGACACATTTATAAAATAAACAACTTAGATGAAGCAATTAAATTAAAAGATATAGCTAAAAAACAACCAATAAATAACTTTTAAAAAATTATAAAAATGTTTATTACCTTTTTAAAAGGCAATAAACATTTATTGTTTAATTATTTATATTCGTTGCTAAAAAAAATGAAATATAAAACTATAGCTGTGCCACCTACCCAGGAAATACCATTTATTGTTGCAAATGGGTTATAAAATTGAAACCCTACAAGAATAAAAAATAAAATATATGATGTAAGAAAACATATACCAGGAACAAACAATTTTTCTAATTTTATAAACATAACCAATCCTTTCTTTAAAATTTAATTTGTTTATTATTTTTATCAATTAAATAAAGGAATAAAGAAAAAAATAACAATGATAAAAATAAGAATCTTAATATGTTGTTATTATAAAATTCTTTAAAAAAAATACATAATACAATATAAATATTTAACAATGTTGTATTTAGGTAAAGTATTTTATTAAGCTTTTTAAAATTCATTGCTACTATCCTTTAGAACCATAAAGTCGTTAGTATTTGTATAATTAATTATACAATAATATTAAAATTTTAACCATCTTATCCAAAGGTAGTTTTTTATATAATATTTTATATATTTATTTAGGAAAAGAAATGAAAACAAAATTGTCTATTAAAGAGCAGATAGAACATATGAAAGCACAAGGTATAAAATTTACTGATGACTTATGTTCGGAGCTAGAAGCCGAAAAATTCTTAGAAAATAGTAATTATTTTTTTAAAGTAAAATCTTTTGCAAAAAATTATGAAAAAGTTAATGGACAATATAAAAATTTAGAATTTGAATATTTGAGAAAATTTAGTATTTTAG is a genomic window of Campylobacter blaseri containing:
- a CDS encoding HipA domain-containing protein yields the protein MIDFSDCTIKYTKIYDGLNGKKLAIFYKDELYMLKFPKDNHITGGYASSTINEHISSKIFKSLGFETQDTILGYYDDKVVVACKDFEIGRNRLFNFGKIKNSVLSVSGSSFSDTDLDETLKIIDEQKLIDKDRLKEFYWDMFIADTFIANFNRHNENWGILVNEQNDTCKIAPIYDCGSSLYPKLNNQDIQKYLSHKGSFNDLILNQTTSAVTRFGKKTNPQNFLFSNLNNDILMSLKKINLNINLEKINRIIDEIEIISSDRKEFYKKVIKERKEIILDVAYEKYLSNAKNIYDDEKSLFISKEIMKKSKI